From Methanomicrobiales archaeon HGW-Methanomicrobiales-1, a single genomic window includes:
- a CDS encoding 2Fe-2S ferredoxin translates to MQKPKHHIFVCSSSRPNGQQKGFCHSKNSVDIMMKFMEGIEERDIGGEVFLSNTGCFGICEKGPVVVVYPENVWYGSVTPDDVEEILDSHIEGGTIVERLVI, encoded by the coding sequence ATGCAAAAACCAAAACATCATATTTTTGTTTGTTCAAGTTCACGGCCAAACGGCCAGCAGAAAGGCTTCTGTCATTCGAAGAATAGCGTCGACATCATGATGAAATTCATGGAAGGAATCGAGGAGCGGGATATTGGCGGCGAGGTCTTCCTCTCCAATACCGGTTGTTTCGGTATCTGCGAGAAAGGACCGGTTGTCGTGGTGTATCCGGAAAATGTCTGGTACGGGTCGGTTACGCCCGATGATGTTGAAGAGATCCTCGACAGCCATATTGAAGGGGGCACCATTGTCGAAAGACTGGTGATTTAG